A window of the Natronomonas salina genome harbors these coding sequences:
- a CDS encoding cation:proton antiporter has translation MAIELYDIGFVVVGLALFGVAILPRFVSDKPVSMPLFFVGFGILIFGAPLGLPAPDPLEQGHLTERLAEFVVIVALMGVGLKIDRPFDVAGWWSTWRLLAITMPLSIAGAALIGWWAVGFLAPTALLLGACIAPTDPVLASEVQVEDPGEGDEEEPMPEVDGQQDEVRFALSSEAGLNDGLAFPFTNLAIAVALVGLAPGNWVGEWLLVDVAYRIGVGTVVGAVLGWLLARGVFLMESETSIAKSVKGLEAIAGTLLVYGATEVVGGYGFIAVFVAALQLRHYERTHEYNESLHEVSELTEQAAMGLVMLLFGGAIAGGLLAPLTREALVAAVAIVFVVRPLAGIVGLLGFDRDWSERGVIAFYGIRGVGSFYYLAHGLNEAAFTDADLLWAVVGAVVLISIVVHGITAAPAVKRFAPG, from the coding sequence ATGGCCATCGAGCTGTACGACATCGGGTTCGTCGTCGTCGGCTTGGCGCTGTTCGGGGTGGCGATCCTCCCGCGGTTCGTCTCCGACAAGCCGGTCTCCATGCCGCTGTTCTTCGTCGGGTTCGGGATCCTGATCTTCGGCGCCCCGCTCGGCCTGCCGGCGCCGGACCCACTCGAGCAGGGACACCTCACCGAACGGCTCGCCGAGTTCGTCGTCATCGTCGCGCTGATGGGCGTCGGCCTCAAGATCGACCGGCCCTTCGACGTCGCCGGCTGGTGGTCGACCTGGCGGCTGCTGGCGATCACGATGCCGCTCTCCATCGCCGGCGCGGCGCTGATCGGCTGGTGGGCGGTCGGGTTCCTCGCGCCGACGGCCCTCCTGCTCGGCGCCTGCATCGCCCCCACGGACCCGGTCCTCGCCTCGGAGGTGCAGGTCGAGGACCCCGGCGAGGGCGACGAGGAGGAGCCGATGCCGGAGGTCGACGGACAGCAGGACGAGGTCCGGTTCGCGCTCTCCTCGGAGGCCGGCCTCAACGACGGCCTCGCGTTCCCCTTCACGAACCTCGCCATCGCCGTCGCACTCGTCGGCCTCGCGCCGGGCAACTGGGTCGGCGAGTGGCTGCTCGTCGACGTGGCCTACCGCATCGGCGTCGGCACCGTCGTCGGCGCGGTGCTCGGCTGGCTCCTCGCCCGCGGCGTCTTCCTCATGGAGTCGGAGACCTCCATCGCGAAGTCCGTGAAGGGCCTGGAGGCCATCGCCGGGACCCTCCTGGTCTACGGCGCGACGGAGGTCGTCGGTGGCTACGGCTTCATCGCGGTGTTCGTCGCGGCCCTCCAGCTCCGCCACTACGAGCGGACTCACGAGTACAACGAGTCGCTCCACGAGGTCAGCGAACTCACCGAGCAGGCGGCGATGGGGCTCGTCATGCTGCTCTTCGGCGGCGCCATCGCCGGCGGCCTGCTCGCCCCGCTGACCCGCGAGGCGCTCGTCGCCGCCGTCGCCATCGTATTCGTCGTCCGGCCGCTGGCGGGGATCGTCGGCCTCCTCGGGTTCGACCGCGACTGGTCCGAGCGCGGCGTGATCGCCTTCTACGGCATCCGCGGCGTCGGGTCCTTCTACTACCTCGCACACGGACTGAACGAGGCGGCGTTCACGGACGCCGACCTGCTGTGGGCCGTCGTCGGCGCCGTCGTGCTGATCTCGATCGTCGTCCACGGGATCACCGCCGCGCCCGCCGTCAAGCGGTTCGCTCCGGGCTGA
- a CDS encoding MTH865 family protein produces the protein MVDKDELRQQMLDAFEGADYPINSPMDLVPALPNGPGTTFESDDFSMTAMELNTKLGGGDFPYDSAEAFVDDVMEQLEDQELV, from the coding sequence ATGGTCGACAAAGACGAACTCCGCCAGCAGATGCTCGACGCCTTCGAGGGCGCCGACTACCCGATCAACAGCCCGATGGACCTCGTGCCGGCCCTGCCGAACGGGCCCGGCACGACGTTCGAGTCCGACGACTTCTCGATGACCGCTATGGAGCTCAACACGAAGCTCGGCGGCGGGGACTTCCCGTACGACTCCGCGGAGGCGTTCGTCGACGACGTGATGGAGCAGCTCGAGGACCAGGAACTGGTCTGA
- a CDS encoding DUF63 family protein gives MQLSDGVDSARAWLAAFVGGVAVLVAGAGAFPRQVYDGFLWRYFWGPVDADAHGASCAVRSGGTTERLYSQAACRGAEGIYAEPGYTAVSTVSYAVVLVFMLIGVLLLLRKLDVRMSKRFYFALFPFMLLGGALRVVEDVNATFVRENLGMLVPFPSVAVIISPFIYFTVFAFTLAALVGTISLARRGVVEDFEPVLGGVGAAALVATVGYLLYVSATSAVVGFYPAVAVITLGLASLIAAVYWWASERYAPYINEGTGEMGILVVWGHSVDGVANVLSLDWTDALGIPVSYGSKHVVNRATVRYTGEFYEAIGQGWLADAIGTAWPFLLIKVAAAVAVVWVFDRQIFEESPRYAYLLLIAILAVGLGPGTRDFLRATLGI, from the coding sequence ATGCAGTTGTCCGATGGAGTCGACTCCGCTCGCGCGTGGCTGGCGGCGTTCGTCGGCGGCGTGGCCGTCCTGGTCGCGGGCGCGGGCGCCTTCCCCCGCCAGGTGTACGACGGCTTCCTGTGGCGCTACTTCTGGGGTCCCGTCGACGCCGACGCCCACGGCGCCTCCTGTGCCGTCCGCTCCGGCGGGACGACAGAACGGCTGTACAGCCAGGCGGCCTGCCGCGGCGCGGAGGGAATCTACGCCGAACCCGGTTACACGGCCGTCTCGACGGTGAGCTACGCGGTCGTGCTGGTCTTCATGCTGATCGGCGTGCTCCTCCTGCTCCGGAAGCTGGACGTCCGCATGTCCAAGCGGTTCTACTTCGCGCTGTTCCCGTTCATGCTGCTGGGCGGGGCCCTCCGGGTCGTCGAGGACGTCAACGCCACGTTCGTCAGGGAGAACCTGGGGATGCTCGTCCCGTTCCCGTCGGTCGCGGTCATCATCAGCCCGTTCATCTACTTCACCGTGTTCGCGTTCACGCTGGCGGCGCTCGTCGGGACCATCTCCCTCGCCCGCCGCGGCGTGGTCGAGGACTTCGAACCCGTCCTCGGGGGCGTCGGCGCGGCAGCGCTGGTCGCGACCGTCGGCTACCTGCTGTACGTCTCCGCGACCTCGGCGGTCGTCGGGTTCTACCCCGCCGTCGCCGTCATCACCCTCGGACTGGCGTCCCTCATCGCCGCGGTCTACTGGTGGGCGTCCGAACGGTACGCCCCCTACATCAACGAGGGAACCGGCGAGATGGGCATCCTCGTCGTCTGGGGCCACTCCGTCGACGGCGTCGCGAACGTCCTCAGCCTCGACTGGACGGACGCCCTCGGCATCCCGGTCTCCTACGGCTCCAAGCACGTCGTCAACCGGGCGACGGTCCGCTACACGGGCGAGTTCTACGAGGCCATCGGGCAGGGGTGGCTCGCCGACGCCATCGGCACGGCGTGGCCGTTCCTGCTCATCAAGGTCGCGGCCGCCGTCGCCGTCGTCTGGGTCTTCGACCGCCAGATCTTCGAGGAGAGCCCGCGGTACGCCTACCTCCTGCTGATCGCCATCCTCGCGGTCGGGCTCGGACCCGGGACGCGGGACTTCCTCCGGGCGACGCTCGGCATCTGA
- a CDS encoding inositol monophosphatase family protein: protein MSRRGECARRAANAGAAVALESFREDVAVETKGAKTDVVTQADRDAQREVVSTIRESYPGDPVVGEEDEERSALPGAGPAWVVDPIDGTNNYVRGMRQWATSVAATVDGETVAGATVCPALGDTYTVDAETAVRSGEELSVSDRTDPEEFTVVPTIWWDFDRREEYAAACRGIVERFGDMRRLGVAQLEFGLCAAGAVDAVVTNVRANPWDTVVGVALVRAAGGVVTDIHGDPWRHDSRGVVASNGEAHDVVLEAAREAEP from the coding sequence ATGAGCAGACGAGGGGAGTGCGCCCGACGGGCGGCGAACGCCGGCGCCGCGGTCGCACTCGAGTCCTTCCGCGAGGACGTCGCAGTCGAGACGAAGGGGGCGAAGACCGACGTCGTGACCCAGGCCGACCGCGACGCCCAGCGCGAGGTCGTCTCGACGATCCGCGAGTCCTATCCCGGCGACCCGGTCGTCGGCGAGGAGGACGAGGAGCGCTCCGCACTCCCCGGGGCGGGGCCTGCGTGGGTCGTCGACCCCATCGACGGGACGAACAACTACGTCCGGGGCATGCGGCAGTGGGCCACGAGCGTGGCCGCGACCGTCGACGGCGAGACCGTCGCGGGCGCGACCGTCTGTCCGGCGCTTGGCGACACCTACACCGTCGACGCCGAGACCGCCGTCCGGAGCGGCGAGGAACTGTCGGTCAGCGACCGCACTGACCCCGAGGAGTTCACCGTCGTCCCGACGATCTGGTGGGACTTCGACCGCCGCGAGGAGTACGCCGCCGCCTGCCGCGGCATCGTCGAGCGGTTCGGAGACATGCGCCGCCTCGGCGTCGCACAGCTCGAGTTCGGCCTCTGTGCGGCCGGCGCCGTCGACGCCGTCGTGACGAACGTGCGGGCGAACCCCTGGGACACCGTCGTCGGCGTCGCGCTCGTCAGGGCCGCCGGCGGCGTGGTCACGGACATCCACGGCGACCCCTGGCGGCACGACAGCCGGGGCGTCGTCGCCTCGAACGGCGAGGCACACGACGTCGTCCTCGAGGCGGCCAGGGAAGCGGAGCCGTAG
- a CDS encoding transcriptional regulator produces the protein MHTLAKRIHNITPKAVRLTFEDGSTVDLEMRSAEFFQESFQAEGVDDSGTVYRLVTDGEDDPLVAGRETDDGWATAGVVAEVERAE, from the coding sequence ATGCACACGCTCGCGAAACGGATCCACAACATCACGCCGAAGGCGGTCAGACTGACGTTCGAGGACGGCTCGACGGTCGACTTAGAGATGCGCTCCGCCGAGTTCTTCCAGGAGTCGTTCCAGGCGGAGGGCGTCGACGACTCGGGGACCGTCTACCGACTCGTCACCGACGGCGAGGACGACCCGCTCGTCGCGGGGCGGGAGACCGACGACGGCTGGGCGACCGCCGGCGTCGTCGCCGAGGTCGAACGGGCCGAGTAG
- a CDS encoding DUF3006 domain-containing protein, which yields MRSILAFGTVVLLSTALLAGVAAADGGTTAVVDRTGDDYAVLLIEEDGETTDQRVVDPAELDAEGRYEGAVHRVVDGDYVYDEAETRRRQTANSRTYAGTVV from the coding sequence ATGCGTTCGATACTCGCATTCGGGACGGTAGTACTGCTCTCGACCGCGCTGCTGGCCGGCGTCGCCGCGGCCGACGGGGGGACGACGGCGGTAGTCGACCGCACCGGCGACGACTACGCCGTGTTGCTCATCGAGGAGGACGGCGAGACGACCGACCAGCGCGTCGTCGACCCCGCGGAGCTCGATGCCGAGGGGCGATACGAGGGTGCGGTCCACCGCGTCGTCGACGGTGATTACGTCTACGACGAGGCCGAGACCCGGCGCCGACAGACCGCGAACTCGCGGACGTACGCCGGTACCGTCGTGTGA
- a CDS encoding DUF309 domain-containing protein: MDEHTRDPSVDPPRGDPTGWRDDGQWEHATLRRATEHGVRLFNSGEFHESHDCFEHEWYNYGRGSTESKFLHGMVQVAAGAYKHFDFEDDDGMRSLFRTALQYFQGVPNDFYGVDLLDVRTTLTNALNDPAALHGWQIRFDGRYLEARAVDVEYAEAFD, translated from the coding sequence ATGGACGAGCACACCCGCGACCCGAGCGTCGACCCGCCCCGCGGCGACCCGACCGGGTGGCGCGACGACGGCCAGTGGGAGCACGCCACCCTCCGCCGGGCGACGGAACACGGCGTCCGCCTGTTCAACAGCGGCGAGTTCCACGAGTCCCACGACTGCTTCGAGCACGAGTGGTACAACTACGGCCGCGGGTCCACGGAGAGCAAGTTCCTCCACGGGATGGTGCAGGTCGCCGCCGGCGCGTACAAGCACTTCGACTTCGAGGACGACGACGGGATGCGGTCGCTGTTCCGGACCGCCCTCCAGTACTTCCAGGGCGTCCCGAACGACTTCTACGGCGTCGACCTCCTGGACGTCCGGACGACGCTGACGAACGCGCTGAACGACCCTGCAGCGCTGCACGGCTGGCAGATACGGTTCGACGGCCGGTACCTCGAGGCCAGAGCCGTCGACGTGGAGTACGCCGAGGCCTTCGACTAG
- a CDS encoding halocyanin domain-containing protein produces the protein MSAGTEQSSGGAAIEDGTEPTVGRRAFITGTVAAATAAGATAAGGTAAAQGEAYQGWFDDVDNYEGTVDYRGEDEVTVAVGAGDAGVLFDPPAILVDPGTTVVWEWTGVGGTHNVVHEPGEEGEAAFESDMYESEGETFEFTFDVEEGIFPYFCSPHRAVGMKGAVAVGNVDDELIEPSGGGSGGDGGGGQPLTTVDRILAGSGLLIGVALILAVVRPDTLNPDRD, from the coding sequence ATGAGCGCCGGAACGGAGCAATCGAGCGGCGGAGCCGCCATCGAAGACGGGACGGAACCGACTGTCGGGCGCAGAGCCTTCATCACCGGGACGGTCGCCGCGGCGACGGCGGCGGGTGCGACGGCGGCCGGCGGCACCGCCGCGGCCCAGGGCGAGGCCTACCAGGGCTGGTTCGACGACGTCGACAACTACGAGGGGACGGTCGACTACCGCGGCGAGGACGAGGTCACCGTCGCGGTCGGGGCCGGCGACGCGGGCGTGCTGTTCGACCCCCCGGCGATACTGGTCGACCCCGGGACGACCGTCGTCTGGGAGTGGACCGGCGTCGGGGGCACCCACAACGTCGTCCACGAGCCCGGCGAGGAGGGCGAGGCGGCCTTCGAGTCCGACATGTACGAAAGTGAAGGGGAGACCTTCGAGTTCACGTTCGACGTCGAGGAGGGCATCTTCCCGTACTTCTGCTCCCCGCACAGAGCCGTCGGCATGAAGGGCGCGGTCGCGGTCGGGAACGTCGACGACGAACTCATCGAACCCAGCGGGGGCGGGAGCGGCGGGGACGGCGGTGGTGGGCAGCCGCTGACGACGGTCGACCGGATTCTCGCCGGGTCCGGCCTCCTCATCGGCGTCGCGCTCATCCTGGCGGTCGTCCGGCCGGACACCCTGAACCCGGACAGGGACTGA
- a CDS encoding manganese catalase family protein: MFYHEDKLQYEVEVEEPNPAFAKMLQQAIGGLEGEMRVALQYFFQAAAVPDEHAEYREVLRDTAAEELNHIEMLATAVNKNLEGAEVSLDDGLDAFACQNPRQFLSAGMHAMPTDANGAPFDGSWIVATGNLASDMYANIMAESGGRLLATRLYEMTDDPGMKDMLAFLIARDTMHQNQWISILKDLGDPEELLDVHPIPDSFPDEVENQEFNYQYLSTNLDPQDDPGKPWTSGKSPDEEGEFEFQNQHDLEGAPFSVPETDPRTHNDPAPQDED, translated from the coding sequence GTGTTCTACCACGAAGACAAGCTTCAGTACGAGGTCGAGGTCGAGGAACCGAACCCGGCGTTCGCGAAGATGCTCCAGCAGGCCATCGGGGGCCTCGAAGGGGAGATGCGGGTCGCTTTGCAGTACTTCTTCCAGGCCGCGGCCGTCCCGGACGAGCACGCGGAGTACCGGGAGGTGCTCCGGGACACCGCCGCCGAGGAGCTGAACCACATCGAGATGCTCGCGACGGCCGTCAACAAGAACCTCGAGGGCGCCGAGGTCTCCCTGGACGATGGCCTCGACGCCTTCGCCTGCCAGAACCCCCGCCAGTTCCTCTCGGCGGGGATGCACGCGATGCCGACCGACGCCAACGGCGCCCCGTTCGACGGCAGCTGGATCGTCGCCACCGGCAACCTCGCCTCGGACATGTACGCCAACATCATGGCGGAGTCCGGGGGCCGGCTGCTGGCGACGCGGCTCTACGAGATGACCGACGACCCCGGGATGAAGGACATGCTCGCGTTCCTCATCGCCCGGGACACGATGCACCAGAACCAGTGGATCTCGATCCTGAAGGACCTGGGCGACCCCGAGGAGCTGCTGGACGTCCACCCCATCCCGGACAGCTTCCCCGACGAGGTCGAGAACCAGGAGTTCAACTACCAGTACCTCTCGACGAACCTCGACCCCCAGGACGACCCCGGGAAGCCCTGGACGTCCGGGAAGTCCCCCGACGAGGAGGGGGAGTTCGAGTTCCAGAACCAGCACGACCTCGAGGGGGCCCCGTTCAGCGTCCCCGAGACGGACCCCAGGACGCACAACGATCCGGCGCCACAGGATGAGGACTGA